The Chryseobacterium aureum genome contains a region encoding:
- the rfbD gene encoding dTDP-4-dehydrorhamnose reductase, translating into MKKIAVIGSNGQLGNCIRKIVPDFEHQYEFLLTDSSILDVTNEDQVNDFFYDNKPDYCINASAYTAVDLAETEKEKAFAVNAEGVAHLAQACADYGVTLIHVSTDYVFDGTTSLPYSEDDFTNPIGVYGESKRKGEELALEINPKTIILRTSWLYSEFNKNFVKTMLNLFSQKEELGIVADQFGQPTNANDLAEAIMNIIEAPRKTYGIFHFSNYPETTWFEFAQKIAEFSKSPVKLNPLTTEQYPTPAKRPVRSTMSLDKIEKAYKIEPKHWENSLEECVDILSQQ; encoded by the coding sequence ATGAAAAAAATAGCAGTAATAGGAAGCAACGGACAATTGGGAAACTGCATCAGAAAAATAGTACCGGACTTTGAACATCAATATGAGTTCTTGCTGACAGACTCATCCATTTTAGATGTGACCAATGAAGATCAGGTGAATGATTTCTTTTATGATAACAAACCTGATTACTGCATCAATGCTTCAGCATACACTGCAGTAGATCTGGCAGAAACTGAAAAAGAAAAAGCCTTTGCTGTCAATGCAGAGGGAGTAGCCCACCTTGCCCAGGCTTGTGCAGATTATGGTGTGACCCTGATCCATGTTTCTACAGATTATGTTTTTGACGGAACCACCAGCCTTCCTTACTCTGAAGATGATTTTACCAACCCGATAGGCGTTTACGGAGAATCAAAAAGAAAAGGGGAAGAACTCGCTCTGGAAATTAATCCTAAAACAATCATCCTTAGAACCTCATGGCTGTATTCAGAGTTTAACAAAAACTTTGTGAAAACAATGCTGAATCTGTTTTCGCAGAAAGAAGAATTAGGAATTGTTGCTGATCAGTTCGGGCAGCCTACCAATGCAAACGATCTGGCAGAAGCTATCATGAACATCATTGAAGCTCCACGGAAAACCTATGGCATTTTTCATTTTTCAAACTATCCGGAAACAACATGGTTCGAATTTGCCCAAAAAATTGCTGAGTTTTCAAAATCTCCGGTAAAACTGAATCCGTTAACCACAGAACAGTATCCAACTCCAGCCAAAAGACCTGTGAGAAGTACAATGTCTCTTGATAAAATAGAAAAAGCTTATAAAATAGAGCCGAAACATTGGGAAAATAGCCTGGAAGAATGTGTTGATATACTTTCACAACAATAA
- a CDS encoding acyl-CoA thioesterase yields MEKEVSTTVKVRFSDCDPIGHLNNVKYLDYMFNAREDHVETFYGFTYEEYTKKTGCTWIAIQNEIAYLKEVRYNTQVVISSKTIDVQDRTAKVEILMKSLDEKTIHAVLWVTVIYFNVKTRKSEVHPEDVKEIFDRFYVDLIQKDFQSRVKFLRSQNAKNS; encoded by the coding sequence ATGGAAAAAGAAGTATCAACTACGGTAAAAGTTAGGTTTAGTGACTGCGATCCGATCGGACATCTGAATAATGTAAAATATCTTGATTATATGTTCAATGCCAGAGAAGATCATGTAGAAACATTCTACGGATTTACCTATGAAGAATATACCAAGAAAACCGGCTGTACCTGGATTGCCATCCAAAATGAAATAGCCTACCTGAAAGAAGTAAGATATAACACTCAGGTTGTAATCAGCAGCAAAACCATCGATGTACAGGACAGAACAGCAAAAGTTGAAATCCTGATGAAAAGCTTAGATGAAAAAACAATTCATGCCGTACTTTGGGTAACCGTTATTTATTTTAATGTTAAAACAAGAAAATCTGAAGTTCACCCCGAAGATGTTAAAGAAATTTTCGACAGGTTTTATGTAGATTTGATACAGAAAGATTTCCAGTCCAGAGTGAAGTTTTTAAGAAGTCAGAATGCAAAAAATTCTTAA
- a CDS encoding OmpH family outer membrane protein, which produces MKKLSVLFAAVMMVVSVGMAKAQKIATLDVMGVLNAMPEKKKADADLKTFLDTKQAEIKKKADAAQTKYQQYQTEAPKKTADENAAREAEMKKLAEEIQQMQDKAQKDLQAKQDVAFGPVEKKLNDAVEKVAKANGYDYIMDANSTAFLYKAGPDATAAVKKELGVQ; this is translated from the coding sequence ATGAAAAAATTAAGTGTATTATTTGCAGCAGTAATGATGGTTGTATCTGTAGGTATGGCAAAAGCTCAAAAAATTGCTACTTTAGATGTAATGGGAGTTCTTAACGCGATGCCGGAGAAAAAGAAAGCAGATGCTGATCTAAAAACATTCTTAGATACTAAACAAGCTGAGATTAAGAAAAAAGCAGATGCAGCTCAAACTAAATATCAGCAATACCAAACTGAAGCTCCTAAAAAGACAGCTGATGAAAACGCAGCAAGAGAAGCGGAAATGAAAAAATTAGCTGAAGAAATCCAGCAGATGCAGGACAAAGCTCAAAAAGATCTACAAGCTAAGCAAGACGTAGCTTTCGGACCAGTGGAGAAAAAACTGAATGATGCAGTAGAAAAAGTAGCTAAAGCTAACGGATATGACTATATTATGGATGCTAACTCTACAGCATTCCTTTATAAAGCTGGACCAGATGCTACTGCAGCGGTGAAAAAAGAACTGGGAGTTCAATAA
- a CDS encoding OmpH family outer membrane protein — MKHFTITFTFALLLLFGFSNAQKIGVVDTNEILNKLPQYKEAEARLNSQIDTWESELQNLQSEYERKKAAFESEKVLLIGDQLKLREKEVVDLDKNIKTTTSLRFGANGEITKLRTNLVLPFQDQIWGAIKTMSEKNGLGIVLDKSNNISVIFLQSKYDYTEKVLSILLKGTDKNEKTNSKSKK, encoded by the coding sequence ATGAAGCACTTTACAATAACTTTCACATTCGCATTACTTTTGCTTTTTGGATTCAGCAATGCCCAGAAAATAGGGGTAGTGGATACGAATGAAATTTTAAATAAGTTACCTCAGTATAAAGAAGCAGAAGCAAGACTGAATTCCCAGATCGATACCTGGGAGTCTGAACTTCAGAACCTTCAGTCTGAGTATGAAAGAAAAAAAGCGGCTTTCGAAAGTGAAAAAGTTTTATTGATAGGAGATCAGCTTAAACTTAGAGAAAAAGAAGTTGTAGACCTTGATAAAAATATTAAAACAACCACAAGTTTACGTTTTGGAGCTAACGGTGAAATTACCAAACTGAGAACAAATCTTGTTTTGCCTTTTCAGGATCAGATCTGGGGAGCCATCAAAACAATGTCGGAAAAAAATGGATTGGGCATAGTTCTTGATAAAAGCAATAACATTAGTGTTATTTTCCTTCAGTCAAAATATGATTACACCGAAAAAGTATTGTCTATTCTGTTGAAAGGAACAGACAAGAATGAAAAAACAAATAGCAAAAGCAAAAAATAA
- the bamA gene encoding outer membrane protein assembly factor BamA has protein sequence MKFRLLPIIMFAASAHFYGQVTPQDSTKVNNAVHAENEAGTYTLKDIVVDGVKKYTPAQILRFTGLTKGESVDIPGQKISNAVKKLWDTQSFSEVEVYVQSIEGQTIVLRFYLQDLKELGEVKFAGKGIGKSKSEKLAKDNNLKPGTKITQNLVSSLKTNVPKDYIKKGFADAKITIQDKVNAGDPALVDWTINVDKGKRIKIDHIEFEGNNNVTDSKLRNKAFKETKQKRFGIGGILKSSKFIEDKYQEDKQSLISYYNSLGYRDAKIVSDSVWRNKRNNYEINVKLNEGKKYYIGDVTFTGNTVYATEYLQRLLGYKKGDIYDAVGFNKKVGEDGGKEDDSDIKSVYMNNGYLFSNVTPVEKSVSGDAVNLEVRINEGEQATWNKVTWQGNTTTHDHVILRALRTRPGELFKKTEIKRTYFDLAGMSFFDPQQIGQDIQPNQVDNTVDINWKLVEKGSSQVQLQAGYGGNSFIGTLGLTFNNFSLKNFLKFKDFKPVPQGDGQTFSIQVQAGQYFQNYGVSFTEPWLFGTRATALSVSLNNSRVRYTDQYGAAQKLNIFSASAGLNRLLNWPDDYFSLYTGLQFQKYDFNNYPFQFGNTTETNGTANNFSINLGLSRNSAGIDPIFPTMGSNVELSAKLTPPYSLFKKKDYSTMSAIDKYKWMEFYKIKFKADVYNEIIGKLVLRSSAEMGFMDGYNKQLGAPPFERFYMGGTGLFGGRYDGRELIPLRGYENATTEGGQAEDITQTGGGTIYNRFTLELRYPISMSQTAKIYALTFAEGGNVWNSWSSYSPFQLKRSVGVGVRVYMGAFGLIGFDFALGLDKTISGDKSGWRNHFLMNQTL, from the coding sequence ATGAAGTTTAGACTATTACCCATCATTATGTTTGCTGCTTCTGCACATTTTTATGGACAAGTAACTCCACAAGACAGCACAAAAGTAAATAATGCTGTACACGCAGAAAATGAGGCAGGAACTTATACACTTAAAGACATCGTTGTAGATGGGGTAAAAAAATATACACCAGCTCAGATCTTAAGATTTACAGGTCTTACAAAAGGAGAAAGTGTAGACATCCCGGGACAGAAAATCAGCAATGCTGTAAAGAAACTTTGGGACACCCAATCTTTTTCTGAAGTGGAAGTTTATGTTCAAAGCATTGAAGGACAAACTATCGTTCTGAGATTTTACCTACAGGATCTGAAAGAGCTGGGAGAAGTAAAATTCGCAGGAAAAGGAATCGGTAAATCTAAAAGCGAAAAACTGGCAAAAGATAACAATCTTAAACCGGGAACTAAGATTACACAAAACCTGGTTTCAAGCCTAAAAACCAATGTCCCTAAAGATTACATTAAAAAAGGTTTTGCAGATGCTAAAATCACCATTCAGGATAAAGTAAATGCAGGTGACCCTGCTTTAGTAGACTGGACGATCAATGTAGACAAAGGTAAAAGAATTAAAATTGATCATATTGAATTTGAAGGGAATAACAATGTAACCGACAGTAAGCTTAGAAACAAAGCTTTCAAAGAAACAAAACAAAAACGTTTCGGGATCGGCGGTATTTTGAAATCCTCAAAATTTATTGAAGATAAATATCAGGAAGATAAGCAGAGCCTTATCAGTTATTATAACTCCCTGGGATACAGAGACGCGAAAATCGTTTCAGATTCTGTATGGAGAAACAAAAGAAATAACTACGAAATCAATGTGAAACTGAACGAAGGTAAGAAATATTACATCGGAGACGTTACCTTCACAGGGAATACTGTATATGCTACAGAATATTTACAGAGATTATTAGGATATAAGAAAGGAGATATTTACGATGCCGTAGGATTCAACAAAAAAGTTGGAGAAGACGGAGGTAAAGAAGATGATTCAGATATCAAATCGGTATACATGAACAATGGTTACCTTTTCTCCAATGTTACACCGGTTGAAAAATCAGTATCAGGAGATGCCGTAAACCTTGAAGTAAGAATTAATGAAGGAGAGCAGGCTACCTGGAACAAAGTTACATGGCAGGGGAACACCACCACCCATGACCACGTTATTCTTAGAGCACTAAGGACAAGACCGGGAGAGCTATTCAAGAAAACTGAAATCAAAAGAACCTATTTCGATCTGGCAGGGATGTCATTCTTCGACCCTCAGCAGATCGGTCAGGATATTCAACCTAACCAGGTAGACAATACCGTTGATATTAACTGGAAACTTGTAGAAAAAGGTTCTTCTCAGGTACAGCTTCAGGCAGGTTACGGTGGTAACAGCTTCATTGGTACATTGGGATTAACGTTTAATAACTTCTCATTAAAGAATTTCCTTAAGTTTAAAGACTTCAAACCGGTACCTCAGGGAGATGGCCAGACCTTCTCAATTCAGGTACAGGCAGGACAGTACTTCCAGAATTATGGAGTGTCATTTACAGAACCATGGTTATTCGGTACCAGAGCAACAGCCCTTTCTGTAAGTTTGAATAACTCTAGAGTAAGATATACAGACCAATACGGTGCTGCTCAGAAACTGAACATTTTCTCAGCTTCAGCAGGATTGAACAGACTATTGAACTGGCCGGATGATTACTTCTCCCTGTACACAGGATTACAGTTCCAGAAGTATGACTTCAATAACTATCCGTTCCAGTTCGGAAATACTACAGAAACTAACGGTACTGCCAATAACTTCAGTATCAACCTGGGATTGAGCAGAAACTCTGCAGGTATCGACCCGATTTTCCCTACAATGGGATCCAATGTTGAGCTTTCAGCCAAGCTGACTCCTCCATACTCATTGTTTAAAAAGAAAGATTACTCTACCATGTCAGCTATTGACAAGTATAAGTGGATGGAATTCTATAAGATTAAGTTTAAAGCAGATGTTTACAACGAAATCATTGGAAAACTTGTCCTGAGATCTTCCGCTGAAATGGGATTCATGGACGGATACAACAAACAGTTGGGAGCTCCGCCATTTGAAAGATTCTACATGGGAGGTACAGGTCTTTTCGGAGGAAGATATGACGGTAGAGAGCTGATTCCTTTAAGAGGGTACGAAAATGCCACTACAGAAGGAGGACAGGCAGAAGATATCACACAGACAGGTGGGGGTACGATCTATAACAGATTTACACTGGAATTAAGATACCCGATCTCCATGAGCCAGACTGCAAAAATCTATGCACTGACATTTGCTGAAGGCGGTAACGTATGGAATTCATGGAGTTCTTACAGCCCGTTCCAGCTGAAAAGATCAGTCGGTGTTGGGGTAAGAGTTTATATGGGAGCATTTGGATTAATCGGATTTGACTTCGCGCTGGGTCTTGATAAAACAATTTCAGGTGATAAGTCCGGATGGAGAAACCACTTCTTGATGAACCAAACATTATAA
- a CDS encoding isoprenyl transferase, with translation MSLIKDKINSENLPKHVAIIMDGNGRWAKSRGEERTFGHKNAINAVRNAINACNEIHIPYLTLYTFSSENWSRPTEEVNTLMNLLVETLLLEAEEIFSKGLRMHVIGNLEKLPALVKEQLERVVELTKENTKGNLVLAISYGSQNEILEAVKNISSDVKEGKVEIENINESLFENYLYTKDFPPVDLLIRTSGEIRISNFLLWQIAYAELQFLNVLWPDFTKDIFFQCIVDYQNKERRYGLTGEQVKGQ, from the coding sequence ATGTCGTTGATTAAAGATAAAATAAATTCTGAGAATTTACCAAAACACGTAGCCATCATTATGGATGGTAATGGAAGATGGGCGAAATCTCGTGGCGAAGAAAGAACTTTCGGTCACAAAAATGCCATTAATGCCGTAAGAAATGCCATTAATGCATGTAATGAGATTCATATCCCTTACCTAACCCTTTATACATTCTCTTCAGAAAATTGGAGCCGTCCGACTGAAGAAGTGAATACCCTTATGAATCTGTTGGTAGAAACCTTACTGCTGGAAGCAGAAGAGATCTTCAGCAAAGGATTAAGAATGCATGTTATAGGGAACCTTGAAAAACTGCCCGCTTTGGTAAAAGAGCAGTTGGAACGTGTGGTAGAGCTTACAAAAGAAAACACAAAAGGAAACCTTGTATTGGCGATAAGCTATGGCTCACAAAATGAAATACTGGAAGCCGTTAAAAATATAAGTTCTGATGTAAAAGAAGGAAAAGTAGAAATTGAAAATATTAACGAAAGTTTATTTGAAAATTATCTGTATACAAAAGATTTTCCTCCTGTAGATTTACTCATCAGAACCAGCGGTGAAATCAGAATAAGCAACTTCCTGCTTTGGCAGATCGCTTATGCTGAATTACAGTTTTTAAATGTTCTGTGGCCGGATTTTACCAAGGATATTTTCTTCCAATGTATTGTTGATTATCAAAACAAGGAAAGAAGATACGGTTTAACCGGCGAGCAAGTAAAGGGCCAATAA
- the porG gene encoding type IX secretion system protein PorG — MNKKLLFSFLAFLGVVSVKAQRNELGVRLGMSNLVGDVGRTNYILQKPLDLSRVSDWGIPFYGGILYRFNFNPHQTVRLDLGYNQIQFSDKAAKEDYRRNRNSYGKNNVYEASLMFEYNFFPVNNEQISMLSPYIFGGIGALMFDAPKATLVNDFRRDADGVAQAPINELDFTTTSDYSLGKKVTMHIPFGVGLKYKFNHSWAIFAEATFRYTLTDQLDHSKILSKDVKTSFNADILDPATGGSLLQSGNYYAVSKEREAEFIKKRNIGDGRSNDWMNTFSLGLTYSFGRPPCYCE, encoded by the coding sequence ATGAATAAAAAATTATTGTTTAGCTTCCTTGCCTTCCTTGGAGTGGTAAGTGTTAAGGCACAAAGAAACGAATTGGGAGTTCGTCTAGGGATGAGTAACCTAGTGGGAGATGTAGGAAGGACAAATTATATTTTACAGAAGCCGTTGGATTTAAGCAGAGTGTCAGATTGGGGCATCCCCTTTTATGGTGGTATATTATACAGATTTAATTTTAACCCGCATCAGACTGTTAGATTGGATTTAGGATACAACCAGATTCAGTTTAGTGACAAAGCGGCTAAAGAAGATTATAGAAGAAATAGAAATTCATACGGAAAAAATAATGTATACGAAGCGAGTTTAATGTTTGAATATAACTTTTTCCCGGTAAATAATGAGCAGATCAGCATGCTGAGCCCTTATATCTTCGGAGGGATTGGTGCTTTGATGTTTGATGCTCCCAAAGCAACCCTTGTGAACGACTTCAGAAGAGATGCTGATGGTGTAGCCCAGGCTCCAATTAATGAATTGGATTTCACAACTACATCAGATTATTCATTAGGAAAGAAAGTAACCATGCATATTCCTTTTGGGGTAGGACTGAAATATAAATTCAACCACTCATGGGCCATATTTGCAGAAGCTACATTCAGATATACATTGACGGATCAGTTGGATCACAGCAAAATCCTTTCCAAAGATGTAAAAACTTCTTTTAATGCTGATATTTTGGATCCTGCTACAGGAGGTTCATTATTACAGTCAGGAAATTATTATGCAGTTTCTAAAGAAAGAGAAGCAGAGTTTATTAAAAAGAGAAATATTGGAGATGGAAGATCTAATGACTGGATGAATACTTTCAGTTTAGGTCTTACCTATTCGTTCGGAAGACCTCCATGTTATTGTGAATAA
- a CDS encoding exopolysaccharide transport family protein, with amino-acid sequence MIPGKDTQAEKSDVQKEKFGSFALFDIEHFLRRILRNWYWFVLMLFIGYTIAWVYRKYYAQNIYSSNLSLSISNNTSSYFTPNQSINFIWGQGGNQDGIYLKKMLLSRSHNEFLVKELNLFINYSTKGAIKSTYLDKDDSPVSLEIDKKHLQQINYPITLLPKGNGTYEVVLPEEGQSTNLYSYEVEGFQNISNYARPANKIIKVNEWYTSPNLRFKLVQNPNATKMALDNIIVNLSSVNQTVNDIVSTIGVEFDKEIGTIMIISKSGFNLNSTVNFLNKSVNELQKKRLEDKNIVNKNTEVYLQGNLDNIRKKLDSSAAVLNYLKTSEKLYNIKDSDERSLNRIKDLEAKKADIVSKLSSLNNIRNTIQSQNFDKMIATNAAGFEDGFFTATVSELKALYAKRQEMASIYKPNSEPMKEINRLISEARLGSTNSLKNYYTKYYDEISKIDHEIANADSDLASFPEKERKYLDAERGYNMIESTYNSLLSRQNETQMNVATNKSDITVIDPAKNLGQGPIGPNVKLTKMLIISGLLLLPFLFILIGEVLDSKIRNIKELLSATKIPLLGVIGNNSNENMLTVLEQPKSSVSEAFRGVRANMRFLMDNETEKGKVILITSSIGGEGKTYVSINLASVIGLSDKKTILLGMDLRKPKIFGDFKIDNKYGISNYLTGEVGIDQILNKTKIPNLDVATSGPIPPNPSELLMSQRNIRFIEELKEKYDFIIIDSPPVGLVADSYELMKHSDANIYVVRHEYTEKYMLKMITEKYHNGEIDNLGLVYNDYNTKQGYGYGYGYGYGYGYGYGYFDEDKNYKEPLLIRIRNKVQVLFNKK; translated from the coding sequence ATGATCCCTGGAAAAGACACGCAAGCAGAAAAAAGCGATGTTCAGAAAGAGAAATTCGGCTCGTTCGCATTGTTTGATATAGAGCATTTTTTAAGAAGAATCCTTAGAAATTGGTATTGGTTTGTTCTTATGCTATTTATTGGGTATACGATTGCCTGGGTGTACCGTAAATATTATGCCCAAAATATATACTCTTCAAATTTATCTTTAAGTATATCCAATAATACCTCAAGCTATTTTACTCCTAACCAGTCGATCAATTTTATCTGGGGACAAGGAGGAAATCAGGACGGAATTTACCTGAAGAAAATGCTTCTTTCAAGATCACATAATGAGTTTTTGGTTAAAGAGCTTAACCTTTTTATTAATTACTCTACAAAAGGAGCCATCAAATCCACATATCTGGATAAAGATGATTCTCCCGTTTCTCTTGAAATTGATAAAAAACACCTTCAGCAGATCAATTATCCCATCACGCTATTGCCAAAAGGGAACGGAACTTATGAAGTGGTATTGCCTGAAGAAGGACAGTCTACCAACTTGTACAGCTATGAGGTAGAAGGTTTTCAGAATATCAGTAACTATGCAAGACCGGCTAATAAAATTATTAAGGTCAATGAATGGTATACCTCTCCAAACCTGAGATTTAAACTGGTACAGAATCCTAACGCCACTAAAATGGCACTTGATAATATTATTGTTAATTTAAGTTCTGTTAACCAAACTGTTAATGATATCGTTTCTACCATAGGAGTAGAATTTGATAAAGAGATTGGTACCATTATGATTATTAGCAAAAGCGGTTTTAATCTTAACAGTACGGTAAATTTCCTGAATAAATCTGTCAACGAATTACAGAAAAAAAGACTTGAAGATAAAAATATTGTTAATAAGAATACAGAAGTCTATTTGCAGGGAAATCTGGATAATATCCGTAAAAAGCTTGATTCCAGTGCCGCTGTTTTAAACTATTTAAAGACCTCTGAAAAACTTTATAATATTAAAGACAGTGATGAAAGATCCCTGAACAGAATAAAAGATCTTGAAGCGAAAAAAGCGGACATTGTAAGCAAGCTAAGCTCACTGAATAATATCAGAAATACCATTCAGTCACAGAATTTTGACAAAATGATTGCCACCAATGCTGCCGGTTTTGAAGATGGTTTCTTTACTGCCACAGTGAGTGAACTTAAGGCTTTGTATGCCAAAAGACAAGAGATGGCTTCCATTTACAAGCCTAATTCTGAACCGATGAAGGAGATCAACAGGCTTATTAGCGAAGCAAGACTGGGGTCAACGAACAGCTTAAAGAATTATTATACCAAATATTATGATGAGATCAGCAAAATTGATCACGAAATAGCCAATGCCGATTCAGACTTAGCGAGCTTTCCTGAAAAAGAAAGAAAATATCTGGATGCAGAAAGGGGATACAACATGATTGAATCTACTTACAACAGTCTGTTGTCAAGACAAAATGAAACACAGATGAATGTGGCAACCAATAAGTCTGATATAACGGTTATTGACCCCGCTAAGAATCTGGGACAAGGTCCAATTGGTCCTAATGTAAAATTGACAAAAATGCTCATCATTTCTGGACTATTGCTGCTGCCGTTTTTATTTATCCTGATCGGAGAAGTGCTAGACAGTAAAATAAGAAATATTAAAGAGCTGCTGAGTGCTACGAAAATTCCCCTTCTTGGAGTTATCGGAAATAACAGCAATGAAAATATGCTTACTGTTCTTGAGCAGCCGAAATCATCCGTATCAGAAGCCTTCAGAGGAGTAAGAGCCAATATGAGATTTTTGATGGATAATGAAACTGAAAAAGGAAAAGTGATCCTGATCACATCATCCATCGGAGGGGAAGGAAAGACCTATGTTTCCATCAATCTGGCATCTGTAATAGGATTGAGCGATAAAAAGACAATATTATTAGGGATGGACCTTAGAAAGCCAAAAATCTTCGGAGATTTCAAGATTGATAATAAATATGGTATTTCAAATTACCTTACCGGAGAAGTCGGTATTGATCAGATCCTCAACAAAACAAAGATCCCGAATCTGGATGTGGCTACTTCAGGACCTATTCCTCCAAACCCATCTGAGCTTTTAATGAGCCAGAGAAATATCAGATTTATAGAAGAGCTGAAAGAAAAATATGATTTTATTATTATAGATTCTCCACCTGTAGGTCTTGTAGCAGACTCCTATGAACTTATGAAGCATTCTGATGCCAATATCTACGTGGTGCGTCATGAATACACAGAAAAGTATATGCTGAAAATGATTACGGAAAAGTATCATAATGGCGAAATTGATAATCTTGGACTTGTTTATAATGATTATAATACAAAACAGGGCTATGGTTATGGCTACGGTTACGGCTATGGCTACGGTTACGGCTATGGATATTTTGATGAAGATAAAAATTATAAAGAGCCTCTGTTAATCAGGATCAGAAATAAAGTACAGGTATTATTTAATAAAAAATAA
- a CDS encoding polysaccharide biosynthesis/export family protein: MKNFKYLFLIFPFLLTSCITTKDVRYLQPSESLVINEEGLVPYNIPVYRITKNDILNLNIVTTPKGDAAQFYSSYNTSGGMNTGGATNTAASGAGGAAGSRGGNMNFYFNGLRVDSNGDINVFGIGYIKAEGRTLDEITKELQEKVNENFQEGKSEVRLNTDGITYYILGDVETTGLSGEKVAHKNTLTITEALAINGGLNRTIDKKEVVIHRKLPEGVKIAKIDLTREDLMNSPFYYVQNGDEIYLNTRAKSLNGFGKDPIQTLTTGVSVITTALSIYLLLKNL, translated from the coding sequence ATGAAGAATTTTAAATATTTATTTTTAATCTTTCCCTTTTTACTTACCTCATGCATCACCACAAAGGATGTGAGATATTTGCAGCCAAGCGAAAGTCTGGTTATCAATGAAGAAGGACTTGTTCCCTATAACATTCCTGTTTACAGGATTACTAAAAATGATATTCTCAATTTAAATATTGTGACGACTCCCAAAGGAGATGCCGCACAGTTTTATTCTTCCTATAATACCTCGGGAGGTATGAACACTGGTGGGGCAACCAATACTGCAGCTTCTGGTGCAGGAGGTGCTGCAGGGAGCAGAGGGGGAAATATGAATTTCTATTTTAATGGATTAAGGGTTGATTCCAATGGTGACATTAATGTTTTTGGTATAGGATATATAAAAGCTGAAGGAAGAACACTTGATGAAATTACAAAAGAACTACAGGAGAAAGTAAATGAAAATTTTCAGGAAGGAAAGTCTGAAGTACGCTTAAATACAGACGGTATTACCTATTATATTCTTGGAGATGTGGAAACTACCGGACTTTCAGGAGAAAAAGTAGCTCACAAAAACACCCTTACCATTACTGAAGCTTTGGCTATTAATGGCGGGCTGAACAGAACTATTGATAAAAAAGAAGTCGTTATCCACAGAAAACTGCCTGAAGGAGTCAAAATTGCCAAAATAGATCTTACCCGCGAGGATCTTATGAATTCTCCATTTTATTATGTACAGAACGGAGATGAGATCTATCTGAATACCAGAGCGAAAAGCCTGAACGGATTCGGAAAAGACCCTATCCAGACTTTAACTACAGGAGTTTCGGTAATTACTACCGCGTTGTCTATTTATTTACTTCTAAAAAATCTTTAA